In Nostoc sp. CENA543, a single genomic region encodes these proteins:
- a CDS encoding DUF928 domain-containing protein, producing MKILLSLLLGYISFLAGQSLVQAKPVPANTTANQPKKVSFNPPQPPAGEPAPGGRVRGGARRGLCPSVKPPLTALAPYTEGPPTVMNVWGLTTEAHPTLMFYVPYSRPATYPTEFVLQDQQSNTIYQKAIALPEKPGIISISVPDNITLEVNKRYRWFLTVDCDPQKESSPTYVEGVMKRVTLDTKVTQKLATATPLQRFEIYLQNGIWHEALKTISQLRQENPKDLVIAEKWQSLLASVRLDDIASQSLRPNQP from the coding sequence ATGAAAATACTGCTTTCATTACTTCTAGGCTACATTAGTTTTCTGGCTGGTCAAAGTTTAGTACAAGCTAAACCAGTACCAGCGAACACCACCGCCAACCAGCCCAAGAAAGTCAGCTTCAACCCACCTCAACCCCCCGCAGGTGAACCTGCGCCTGGGGGTCGTGTCCGTGGAGGGGCGAGACGAGGTTTGTGTCCTTCAGTAAAACCACCACTTACAGCTTTAGCTCCTTATACAGAAGGCCCTCCCACGGTGATGAATGTCTGGGGATTAACCACAGAAGCCCATCCCACACTGATGTTTTATGTACCTTACTCTCGACCTGCCACTTATCCTACAGAATTCGTCTTGCAAGATCAGCAATCAAATACAATTTATCAAAAAGCGATCGCTCTCCCGGAAAAACCAGGAATTATCAGCATCTCTGTACCCGATAACATTACCTTGGAAGTTAACAAACGATATCGTTGGTTTTTGACTGTAGACTGTGACCCCCAAAAAGAGTCATCCCCGACTTATGTAGAAGGTGTGATGAAACGAGTCACTCTCGATACAAAAGTTACCCAAAAATTAGCAACAGCCACACCTTTGCAACGTTTTGAGATATATCTTCAAAATGGTATTTGGCATGAGGCATTAAAAACCATATCGCAATTACGTCAAGAAAACCCTAAAGACCTAGTGATTGCCGAAAAATGGCAAAGTTTGCTTGCTAGTGTGCGCTTAGATGACATTGCATCTCAATCTTTACGTCCCAATCAACCTTAA